Part of the Suricata suricatta isolate VVHF042 chromosome 8, meerkat_22Aug2017_6uvM2_HiC, whole genome shotgun sequence genome, GCTCCGGCTACGAGGGCGACCAGGAGAGCGAAGGCGAGAAGGATGGCGACGGTGAGGGCCTCGGGCTGCGGGCCGCAGCTCCACGCCAGGCCCCGTCTGCCCCGCCGGAGAGTGCGTCTGCACACAGGCGGGCGCGACACAGCGAGCCCCTAGGATAGCGTGGCGGGTCCTCCCAGCCCCCGGGGAGGAGAGACGACCGCGTTCACCCCCAGCCGGGCCCATGTTGACCTcactggggcaggggaagaggaagagacctTGCCTGGAATCCACAAGAAGATCCTTCTAGAACATTGTGTGACGTTTGCCAGCCACTGCCCAAATTTTGGCCTCTGTGCCTTGTGCAGATCTCCGGGGCCACCTGTGGGAGGCACTGTCCCCGTGTTGCTGGGCAGCTGCAGCTGAACACACAGAACCCCAGGTCTAGCGGTTTCTGCCGGCTTTCCCATTGCTTGCTTTTGTGCCTACTTGGGGATTAGGTAGATGAAGTAGATTATAGATGGTCAGTGTACTGTCACTTCCTGTTGTCCCCTAAGTCACACTGAGAGCCATCCTCCATCTCCTACCCCAAGGAGAGAGTGGTACGGAGGGCATCCAGCGAGCTGCAGACGTGGGCCCCTGGGGTCCTGACCGGGCAGGGGGCACCCTGTGCTCAGTGGCCTGACCTCTCTTCCCGCGTGTCCCACAGTGACCATGCCCAGCGGTGTCCTCGACGTCACCGTGGTCTATCTAAACCCAGAACAGCACTGCTGCCAGGAATCGAGCGACGAGGAGGCCTGCCCGGAGGACAGCAGACGCCAGGATGTGCGCACCTACGCACCAGGCCCCCAGACGCCTCCGAGCCCGGAGCCCCAGCCTCTGCTCCGCGGCAGGAGGGAGCCAGGCAAGGACAGCGTGACCTCAGGCTACTCGTCCATCTGCAGCGCGAGTCCCACAGACTCGGTGGGCGGTGTCTTGGGGGCCCCTCCCCGATCTACCTCAGTGCCGTCCCCCGGCAGCGACTCAGGCACACAGCCTTGCCGCCGGCACGCCAAGAAGCCATGTTTACAGTGTCGCTCTCCCAGCCTCCCGGAGAGCAGCGCCCCCCAGCAACAGGTAAAGAGGAGAAATCTGCCCGTCCACAGCGAGGAGGAGGGCACCGAGCACGAGGCGAGGGGCCTGAGCCCGGCCTGCTGAGCCCCTGGCTGTCCACACTGGCTGCGGGGACCGCCACTGCGCTAGGGAGCCTGGGGCTCCGGAGGTGGGCGCCGCGGGCACCCCAGAGGCTCTCACACAGGGAACCGAGAAGGCCGGGGACACGAAGTTTCCTCCTCTGGGGCGGCCCCACACGGGCTGCCAGAATGTCTATGTCAGAACAGAAACTCCAGTTCTTCCCTTTGGAAGGTTTAGCCTCAAAGTCCTCATGCCGCGTGCTGTGAAGCCCCTTTGTCCCTTCttgtgtcctgctctctctgggGAGCCTGAGATCTCCCCAGCCCCGCTGAGCCACATCCCGGGAACTGACGGCGTGAGCAGGCGGGCTGGCGTGGCTCACCCCCCCGCATCTGGGGGGCTCGGGTGACCGGGGGAGCCGACCTCTCCGAGCGCACGCACCACCGTCCCGTCCCCGCCtcggctccctccctccctgggtggCAGGTCCCCTGCTGAGGGAGCCCTGCTCTGCACACCGCCGAGGCCTGCACGTGACCACCAGGTGGGCAGGGCCTTGCCGGTCTTGGCCCTAGCATTCCTGCCTGCCATGCTTCCACCTCCTTTTAGAGCCCCGTCTCTTCCCGCAGAGTGATTTGTCTGTGTCCCCAGCAGGTGGTGCCCACCTGAATGCCTCTCTTTGCACTGAGTTTCCAGGCCATTTCTTTTCGTCTTTATTTCCATCCTTTGTGTTTctaagatggaaataaaaagtaaagatagaagatcttaaatttaataaagagATTCCTAACTTTATTTAGGctcaactaaaaaaagaaatctctgacTCAGATCCCTCAGTGCTATCCTGACGCTCTTGAGGCAAAATGAATTTTCCCAGAGAAGTTGGACCAAAAAAAATGTCATTCGTAACATCTGAGGTGACCATGATGCAGAAGAGCGAGATTCAGAGGACCCATCCCCACCTGTTGGGTGAGGGCGGGTCTGCTGTGGGCACCTgagccccccccagccccccacctgctGGGTCGGCAGCCACAGCACCAGAGGGACCTGCTGGAGGCTGGCCCCGCCTCTTCCCGGTTAGGCTGGCCGCTGGGACAAGTCCCCTGCAGCggtagcttttgttttttctcaaaatgtcaGAAAGGAACCGCGGCCAGGAGTGTCCCCCAGATGCTCTTGAACCAGAACTATGGCACACAGAGATACTGATGCAGTGGTGGCTTTCCTGGGTGCTTGGTGTgcgtgtgcatttgtgtgtgggCGTCCCCATGTGTCCCCGTGGGAGCTGTCTTCTTGCTACTGTAAGAGAATTCTGACCACTGTGGGTGGGGCATGGTTGGCATTTGGGGAACCTGCCATTGGGATTGCAGACCTTTCCTGTCAGCTGTGTGCTCCTGGGCATGTGTGAGCCTCGGCTGCCTCCTGTGAGCTGGGGCAgtaatacctacctcacaggggtGTCGGGAGCATTAAATGTGATAAGGACAGTGGCAGCCTAGTGACGTGCATATGTGACTGCGTACCACCTTGTCTACGGCCCATTGTCAAGACACAACTCTGGGTGGACCTGCTTCCCTACCTTCTCCAGCCTGCACCCGTAGAAGGTCACCACTCCCGGGGGACCTAATGCCGCCTGCCCGGCCGAGTGAGgcttttcctctcccctcttaCCGCACAGAGAAGCTCCTTTGAGACCAGAGTGCTGTCCGCCTCCCCCCCCGCCAAGCTGGGCACGAAAACAGGCTGCTGCCAGTGGAGGTGCGCCCTGAGCTCCCACgcttcccagcccctggctgcGTGGGTACACAGCTCCCCTCCTGTGGCACCTCCCTATTCCAACTGTGAAAGGGATTCCTCCCTTCGTTAAGCAGTCCCCCTGCTCGCAGTCTGCCACCTCTCCAGGTCCCGGGTGGCGCCTGCAGGGCTCGCTTTCCTACTTCCCTCCGCTCACACTGGCCCTGCTGTCTTCATCACTCCTCCCAGCTTGCATTagtccccactccaccccccagCCGGCTGTCCCACGTCCCGGAGGGTCCTCCATTCTGGAACAGCTCCCTGTTGCTTCTGTGATGCCTGAAACTCCACTCCTCCACCCCTGTGGATTCTAGACCCCCTTGCACCACCCCTCCTTCACCTGTCCCTGCCTAAACTCTTGCCCCACCTTGGACCTTGCCCAGGCCCGTTGTTCACTGGCCACAGTCCTGGCTCTCCTGGACTTTCATGTGCCTATGCCCAGGTGGCCTACCTGATGCCACCTCCAAATGTTCTATTACCAGCGTGTCCAAGGGCGAACACTTCCTCCTCCACGCGTCTTTCTCACCTCTAGTGACTGCTACCCCAGTAAACTACTGGGCCCCTCCACGTTCCCTGCCCGGTGCTAGGTGGCCTGGGGTCCGCAAGGCAGCTTGGCCCTGCCTTAGAGCCCCTTCAATAAGGACAAAGACAAAGTCTATCGGAAGCGATCACAGGTGCCACCGTCTGTCTAGCCAGTCATTCAAACCAGAAGTCTGTGCGTCACGTGAGGACCCTCCGCAGCCTTGGGCCCAGCACTGGACTGGAATGGCTGCCCGCCCTGCGGGGGCGGAGCCTCGGGGGCGGGGCTTGCGCTCCGGGCTCGGGAGTGGGTGGCCCGGCCGGAAGGGGGCGGTCTTCTAGCCCGGAAAGGCCCGGACTTCCCGGAGGCGGCAAATCCGGAGGGGCCGCCGCCGTCCTCATGCTGCCCGCGGACTGCTCGCGCCGGTGAGACCCGCGCGCTGGGAGGGAGCGGGGCGGGAGGGAGCACGGCGCGGGGCCGCCCGGGGTGCTGAGCCGCCGGTGCACCCCTCCCAGGCTGGTGGCCGAGCTGCGGGACGCCCTGGACGCCTGCGCTGAGCGACAGCGGCAGCTGGATCGGAGCCTGCGAGTCTCCCGCCGGCTGCTGCGGACCTGGTACGCGGACCCCGAGACCACCCGACAGCCCTCCCTCGGGTCCTGGGAATCCCCTCGGAGCCCTCCGGACTGGGCGACTGCCGCGAAGCCAGGCACCCCCTTGGGGTCCGTTGCGTCTGGGCTCTGCCTCTTGGCCGTGCCACGACTTTGCTGTGACTTCGCAGGGAACCAGCCGAGACCCCGGCTCCGCAGCCAACCCCAGGGCCAGAAACTAGCGAAGAGGCCCCGTCTCCGGGTAAACTTCCAGCGCTCACCTTCTCTTGGTGCCGCCCCTGCGCTGCTTTCCGGAGAAGCAGTGGCGAGTGACGAGTGACCGCTGCATGGGCCTTCGGCTTTTGCAGAATGCACACCCAGCTCTCAAGAGCTCAAGGAGCTGGAGCTTCTGACCCAGGCGCTGGAGAAGGCTGTGCGGGTGAGAAAAGGCATCTCTAAGGCTGGAGAAAGACACAGGGCCCTCAGCCCGAAGTCAGGGTCCACTGCCACTTCTGCCAGCACAGCGTCTGCCCCGTCCCGGGCCTCAGGCCAGGCTGGCTGTCGAGTCTCAGAGACAAAGCCCCCCAGGGGCATCCAGCAGAACGTGGTGCCTGCCAGGGGCCTCCCTGAGTGCAGGCTTCTGTCAGCGGGGGATCGCACCCGTGTGGGGAGAGGAGCCGGAGTCACCAAGCCTGGACCAGGCCTCGGGGACCAGCAGACACCCCCATCAGCTGGTCTTCGGGCCCCAGAAGCTTTCACGCTGAAGGAGAAAGGGTAGGTTTCCCAGACTTTTCCTGGACGAACTCTTGCCTCTACTTGATCAGACTGACCAGCAGCAGGAGTCTGGGATGTGGGGTGACAGGGAGGACATGGCATTGAGTCCGATGTGGGCCAGGGGAGCCCCCAGGGTGCCATCCCATGAGACCCATGCCCCAAAGCTGGCAGAACGCAACACCCCGGGGGCCTGTGCACTAACCCTTCCCCTTATCCACACAGCCCAGGGGCTCCAAATGGGCTCTGGAGGGCCTGGGCTCTGCCCCTggtgtcctctcctctctctgccggGGCACACGTGAGCTGTGCTGGCTCCCACAGCCACTCGGGAAGCCCTGTTCAGGGCGTGAGGGGGGCAGCCCCCCGAGTGTGGCTTCTCTGAGCACCGGCTCCCCTGACAGGACCTTGCTGCAGCTACCCATGGCCTACAGGAAAGCGGCTTCCCGGAACTCCCGGTAAGGCTGGGTGCccgctgggggggtggggggaggccagggCAGTGTGGACAGCAGGGAGGCTGAGGCTTCCCGCCAGCGCGGGCCACGCCGGTAAGACTTTCCCATCAGGCCCCTGCTTTGTTGACTGGATGGGGACACTTCCCGCGGTAAGAGGGTCTGCCTTGCTAGGACCGCGAACATCACCTTGGTCTCCTCAGACTTTGAGGCTGAGGGACCCTGAGTTCCCCCTTccgccccccctcccgccccccccccgcccccccgtctTGTCTGTGGACCTGAGGATGATAGTATCGGCTTCGTGCAGGTGCTTAAAGGTAGGTAAGGAGGTGCCTTTCAAGTGTGCGCTGTGCCTGCACCCAGAGTTCTCTATCGTTGTCCCggggagccccctccccatctTCCCTGAACTCTCTCCTGCTATTTCCCAGAGCACATCAGCtctgttccctcttcctggaCAGTGTCCCCTTGGTTTCCCGAGGCCTCCAGAGGGCCCTCCTGGCTTTCAGCAGAGCCAGACACCCCCACCCGGGACCCCGCCCTGCCTCCTGAGGCCCCGCCCAGCTAGATGGCGTAAACCGTATCGCTCTCTGTTCCCCGGTGCCCGCGTGGACATCCCAGCCTGTGGGCCCAGCTCAGCTCTACACCGACCGGTGACTCCGTGGACGCCGCTACGGCCGCCAAAACCCAGTTCCTCCAGAAAATGCGGATGACTGTATTCTTGCTGGGCTTGTGGGCCcccagggcgggggaggggtggtccTGGCTCTGAGCCTGGTGAGTTTAAGGATCGTCTCCAGGAAAAGCCAGAGCCATTCTGGGGTCCTGTCcctggtgggaggggaagggggcaacGTGACCGCAGAGCAGCTTCCCTGACCCGCGTCCAGGCAGGTGGGCCCAGCTCCGGGCTCAGCGCCGCAGAAGTGGACGCCGAGGTGGGGCCCCTGCGCAAGGCCTGCTCGCTGCTGAGACAACGGATGGAGGAAGCGCTCTCAGCCGGTCAGCGGGCCCCGCCGCGTGTCGTGGGCCGGAGAGGGCTCGGGACTGGCACGGGCCTGACCTGCCGTCCCTTGACTTTCGCGTAGCCCCTGCCGACGGCGTGCAGGAGTTCCACCGCCTGCTTACCCTGGAAGGGCTGCAGGCCATCACGGAGCAGTGCCTCCACCGGCTGCAGGAGCTGCGCGCAGGTGAGACCCCCACAGGCCTCAGCGTGTGCTGAAGTCTTGTCGGAGGCCACAGGCCTTGAGCCAAACGGCTCAGCAGCAGGGCCGCTTAGGGCAGGTCCttcccagggccccccccccgaACTGCGCCTCGGCCTCCCCTGACGCAGCCCTCGCGCTGCCCGCTGCCAACAGTCAGCCTATTTTCTGGTCACTGAGGGTGGCACGTGAGAAGCAGACATACCGGCCACTGACTTGCCAGGTGTCATAGAGGTGGTTTTTCATGGATAACAGGGTTTCATCCAGGAGTCAAAGAGAGAGTTCTCAGTCCCCTAGAGGCTAATGGGCAGGAGGTCCCTGGCCGCCACCCCATGAGTTCACATCCCCCTGTCCTCACAGCGGTGGTGGGACAGCAGCCGGGGCCGTGTCCTGAGGGGAGGCGCCCCCGAGCCTCGCTGCCCTGCGGAGGAGGAACAGCCCCTCTCTGGAGCCCCCAGCTTCTTCTCTACTCCAGCACCCAGGAGCTGCAGACCCTGGCGGCCCTCAAGCTGCGGGTGGCCATGCTAGACCAGCAGATCCACCTGGAAAAGGTACTTCCGGAGTTGGGGCGTGGAGCCTGGGTGATGGGGGCGCCTCTGGGCTTGCGTGCATGCTGACACAGCGCTGGCCCGCGGGCCGAGctttggggtgggaggggggtgccGGAACATGGTGCCTGAAGCCTGCCCTGGAATTGCCCCATGGGGGGGCTCTTCTGTAAGCCCTCAGCTAAGTGTCTGGGACAGGGCCCTCCTGGGACGTTGGCTCTTCGTCACCCTCAGGTCCTGATGGCGGAGCTCCTCCCCCTGGTGCGCGCACAGGAGCCACAAGGGCCACACTGGCTGGCGCTCTGCCGAGCGGCGCACAGCCTGCTGTGCGAGGGCGGGCAGCGCTTCCCCACCATCCTTCGAGACGAACCCGCCAACTGAACCTTTCCCGTGGctgccgccccccgccccgttcTCAGGCCTCAGGACCCTGGCATGAGGGTGGCCTTGTTCGGACGCTGAGCTGTTGGGAGAGcgctccccaccccccgctgGCTAACAGGGACTGAGGGGATTCTCAGTGCGGAGATGGCTGCGCCCACCGTGGGAAACCAGGTTTCCCGGGTTGGGTGAGGCCAGCACCCTGGCTCTTCTGAGGACCCCAGCCCAGCAGCCAAAGCGAGGGGTCAGGCCTGCGCCTGGCTTGGCCTTCCGAGGGCTCAGGGACCAGAGGCCTTCGGTGCTTTGCTTAGCTACCTCGGTTTCTTCTCGCTTTAGACTTCCGAGCCGCTGGTGTGATGTCGACACCGCCTTAGAAAGTATGTATGTTGAAATCACACTGAGATGGGACTTGGTacctgttttttctttgtgtttttgctCACCAAGCACGCAGCAAGTGTACTCTCTGAGAACACCCCTTCCTTTCGGTACCAAGGGGCGGGGAAGGCCACTGAAGGCGAGCAGGGCTGGCACTTCCCGCAAGCATTGGCCCCAGCACACCCGAAACCCCTCCCTCCAGTCGCCTACACTGTACTGGGCACATTGGAAACACAAAAGCCACAAGCATATATCAGAgcgggtgccccccccccccccccgccactgtCAGCACCAGGGAACTCGCTCCTGACCTATTCCACGACCACCTCCaaccttcctgcctctcctgctgGAGGAATCCTTGCTTTGTGAAGGCAAAACAACGCAGAGGTCAAGGGCACAGCCTCTGGGCTTATACCCCTCACAGGTTTGGACTTACACTTGATTGCTGCTCTGGGACTTTTAGCAAGATTCTCAAGGGCCCAGTGTTGTCCTCACTGTCATCCTGGGGTTAGTCGCTGGGAGAGGTAATCGAAGAGACGTGACCACCCGTTGACCCGTGAGTTGGATCTGGGTAGCCGGagtctcctcacccctcccctgcccttggaATGCGGCTTCCACTTGCCTTGTCACTCCCAGGGGCTGCTCCGAGGACACAGGCTTGAGGCAGTGACCTGATGCTTTACACACCCACCCAGGTGCACAGCTGCACCCAGTTAGGGCCTCTCCTGACACCAACCTTCAAGCCCTGGTGGTGGGTGTAGGTGCTGTAGGGAAGGCCCCTTGCTTACTAACCCCGCCCCCCTCACCTGGAGTGGCCTCTTTCTTCAGTCCCCCCTGCCCTCTGCACGTGGGGGCCAGTTTCAGATGACCCCCCCCAGGAGGCTCCCCAGGAGCCCGCACGCCGACAGCAATGGTTACTACCACAGGGTCTGGGGCGAGGACAGACTGCATGGTGCTGGGCCCTGGCGAGGCCTGGGAGTCTAGTGTTATTTAAATAACCCTTTACTGaggacgcctggtggctcagtcagttgagcatcttggttcaggtcatgatcttattgttcGTGAATTCaggcccagcatcgggctctcagctgtcagcacggagcctgcttcgcaGCCTCTGTCCCCTCTTAGCACCTCCTCTGCAcatcttctctgtctctgaaaaataagcatcttatttatatatatgtatttgtatatatataaaacctttaCTGAGCAGCTGTGCAGACGAAGCACAATTCTCAGAGCTGGGGCATTGGCCCTTTGTGTGGACAGAGATGAGTGAGAGGCAATAAAACCAGCCTCTGCCCCAGGGgtgctcagaccctggagccaggTAACCCTGGAGAAGGCCCAGGCTCCTGAGAGAGCTGACTGTTGCAGGCATGGGGGAGGGACCAAGTGAtgttgaagcagcctccagatgGCTCTGGGTCCCCGCAGGGCGTCCTTATAAAAGCCCCCACAGTCCCACAGGCAGAAACCTTGAACGTGGAACCCAGGTTCTGTGGGCTGCTGGGGACCAGATAACGGACCAAAGTAGGAAACCTAAAACCCTCATCCTGCTGAGGAGCCTCCGGGGAGTGGAACAGCAGTGAACCTGCACCGCCCAGAGCAGGAACAGAGAAGGGGAAGCTACCCCGCTCTCCTGGCCGCTCTGTTGCTGTCTCCAGAGCTCAAGCCCAGTGACTCTGACCTTGAGGAACCCTTCATTTCCAGACTGAGTCCCACTACCACCCTGTCACCCGAAATCAGTTTCCATAACCAGTGGCCCCCACCAAAATTTATGTAATCCACCAGTTCACATAATTGTGACACCACTTCATGGGAACGTTATGGGGTTGGGACAGAGCAAACCCACAGTTCTTAAAACTGTGATTGAGAACTTTGAGAAGGGGTTTTCGGGAGACTATGCAATTAAGATGACCCTCAGCAAATTAAAGACCCTACGTGAGTTGGAATGGCCTACTTTTGGGGTAGGATGGCCCTTGGAGGGAACTGGGGAAAGTCTCAGCAACCCAGCCGATACGTAAAAGAACCCTCCGGGAAAGACCTCACAGGGCTAACAGCAATAGATTCAGATTGAGGGGACTTTTGCTGCctgagggcaggggtgtggtCCACCTTGATCCCTGGCCAGGCCCAAATGGGTGCCCAAAGGTTGTGGACTCAATGACCCACCTATCAGGACCAGTCCTGGTGATGTCCTTGTGGAGAGCGGTGGGCACCTGGGCAGGGAAGTGACCCCCGTGGCATCTGGGAGAATGAGAGCAAAGGTCTGGGTAGGCGCCCCCTCCAGATTGCACCCGCCCACCCTGATTCAACGCCAAGCCAGGAGGCGGCAGTGAACTCCTCTCCTCCGCGTCCCCGGTGGCGTCACCGCATCCCGGGCCAATCCGCACTGACGTGGCGGTCGAGGACGGGAGTGGGGTCTGCGCGGGCTCCCACACCCACTCCGAGCGCAGCCCCCGCGTCGGCGGCATGAGCGCACCCGAGCCCCCGTCCGCGGCCTCTACCGAGCCCCTCGCGTCCCCCGAGCCCCCGGGGGCCCTGCGCGCGCTGCTTTTGGCCACCGGCGGCGTGGGGGGCTCCTGGCCGCGCTGCGTCCTGCCGTTCGGCGTCATGGCCCTGACGACCGGCGCCGCTGCCACAGCCATCACCTTCTCGCTGCGCGGACCCCGCCTGGACCTNNNNNNNNNNNNNNNNNNNNNNNNNNNNNNNNNNNNNNNNNNNNNNNNNNNNNNNNNNNNNNNNNNNNNNNNNNNNNNNNNNNNNNNNNNNNNNNNNNNNGGCAGACGGGCACGTCCTGAGCCCGAGCGTGCGGCCCCCTCCCCAACGAAGTCACCGCGAGCCGGGCGCCTCCTCCCTCCGGACCTCGCCCCGGCTGGGCGTGCGACGGCGCAGCGCGGGTGGCGGGTCGCGGAGGCCCCCTCCCTCGACCGTTCCTTCCTGAGCCTTAGGAGGCCGAGGGCGTGCGGGCTACGAGACGTTTCCCTGTGCGCTCCCCTCTcgcctctcccccctcctcccaatGTTGCTTTTCAGTGTTCTGCTTGGCGTGCAGAGCGAGTGGCGACCAGAGAGAGCCTGCGTGGCCGGGGCCCTGCGGGGATGCAGGGTGCAGGAAGGCCATGGACTTGGTGAGGCCGCCCTCCGGGGGTGAGCCGCGGCGGgccatgctcccctcccccctgctgtCTCTCCTCACTGCTGGGCCGGAAGCCCCTCTCCGCATAatagaagctcaataaatgtctgtgcCATGTGTGAACGACCTGTGGCTTGCAAAGGTCTGGAGGGGACAGGAGGTCCTGAGCAAGGCTGGGAGTGTTAGATCGGTTGGCCTTTTAAGGTAAAGACCCCAGCCACTTGAGGCCTGGGACTGTCTGGCCCCCCTGGGCCCCTTCTCCCCCAGATGGGTTCCCCCGCCTGCCCCAAAGCCAGCAGCTGTCACTCCTccgactggggggtgggggggggagaggtggGAGGACTGTAATGACCTGAGAAGGtgcaggtggggacagggaggcagagCCTCTTCTAAGGTGCCAGGACGGCGGGGACCAGCTGAGAAGGTGTGAGAGGCTGGGGACAGGTGGGACAGCAGTCAGGAGCTATGAGCCTAGACTGGGGGCTGGGCAGAAggccctccctcactctcatCAGGCCATCTGCCAGGGCCATCCTACGGGCCAGAAGAGAATTTGTGCAGGGTGTCATTGCAGGGAAGAGGCGGGGCTGcctgcagcctcctccctggGGAGCTGGTGGTACTGCCGCCCTCTGGGCCCAAGCTCGGCTTGCTGACACAGGAACATTCACAGCAGGCTGAGCCCCGGGGGGCCTCTTTCCACCCGCCCCAGAACCTGCCAGATGTtctgcagcccccagccccggctCTGGAGGAGGCTGGGCTGCAGACAAAGCCTGCACGGGCTGGCTCGGAGCTGGAGGGGAGGCTActccctcatttcctttcttccctcctgccaGGAGTCTTGAAGCGCAGTCCGCCAGGGGCTCCCTGGAAGCTTGCCTCGGGCTCTTGTGGGACGCGTGTGTTCCCACTGCGGCCAGCTAGTCACCCAGAAGGATCTACTCAGCCGCTCCTCCCTAGCCAGGGCTCTGCTCATCCTGGGTTGAGGGGGAGACTGCCGACCAGAAGGGATGTGTCAATAGGGTGGTTGGGAAGGTGCTGATTCTGAGCAGAGCATGGAGCCCTGACAGCTGCCTCACTCATGCACCTATGCTGTTAAGGGGCGCATTTTTTCTGGAGGTTGAGTGAGGTGCATGGCACCTGCTCTGTGGGGATCCACAGATTCCCTGCTGCTGCCAACGTGAAGGGAGAGAGGCCAGGAGCCCCTGTGGCTCAATCTTCCCAAGTCTGCCATGGTCTCATCAGCCCCTCCACGCACTGCCTCCTCCCATTTGTGCCAGAGGGCGCCAGTCCCTTGGGGGCCCCGTCACCCTGTCTTCCTgctgtccctcctcttctcctttggTTTCCCTGGGGAGGTTCAGCATCCTCCTGTTCCTCCCTCCTAAAGAGCATGAAGAGTcggcttcccctcccctctccttctgggTGCTCACTGTCCCTCTGGCCTAGCTGCCAAATGTGGCTCTGCCCACACAGCCACACCTGCGTGGCATCCTCGTCCTCCATCAGCTGCAGGCCTGGCCTGGGGTGAGCCCCCCATCTGAACCTTCAAGACTCAGAACTTCTCTAAGGTCGGATATGTTCCTGTGTTCCCTGGGCCCTGTGCACTCAGCCGACCTTTCCATCAAGGGCCTTGGCCCCGTCCATCAAGGACCTAACAGTTGTGGAGAAGGGGTCTCAATCCAGAGCAATCCCTGGTCTCTCTTGGCTGCAGCTGCCCCGACCCCAGCTGGCGCTCAGGCTGCCCAGCTGGGCTCCCACTTCAGTTTCCCTCCCCAGGCCGCCTGGTAAGTGGGCCAGGCCTAGCGGTTCTGACACTGAGCCGTCGGTGACCAGGTCCTCCCCATGGACCAGACTTCACTCTGTACCCTCTGCAGGGGTCCTCAACCACTGACCAAGCCCCTGAGCCTGAAGGGGCCCTATTACATAGGGGGCTCCCCCCACCGGCCCCCTTTCAATTTCTCCCTGCCAGCTCTGGGGCTGGACCCATCATGGTGATGCAATCAGATAGAGACCCAGAGATGCTTTGGGACAAGAGTTTGGCttgatctgggggtgggggtagggtggaGGGAGAATGCCAGTTTCATCACTTAGGTAAGCTCAGGTCAGACCAGGAGGATGCATCCTTCCTGAACATAAAGCAAGAGGGACTCTGGGTCTGTTGAGCCCCTGGTTGCAAAACCCGCAATGGCTCAGCAACGTTGAATAACAGGCATCTGTCCAGTAAGAAACTCAATCTCAGGCAGGTTAACGGAACTTGAACCACAGGACCAGCAATCGGAGCAGCTTGGATTCAAAATCAGACCTGGTCCCAGTGGTGGGTTTTTTCCTACTAGAGCACACCAGTGCCTTGGGGACATCTCATAACCACCAGCCCAGCTTGGCTCCTAGAGCCCTGAGTGTTCCCTGTAGGGACCCAAGGGAGCTTCGGGGCACCAGCCTTCAGATCCAGAGCCCAGTCTGCCAGATGGGCCTTCGGGAGGAGGCGGCCAGACCCCCGCCCAGCACGTGGCACAGCCCCAGGAGCAGTCAGGGCCTG contains:
- the TEDC2 gene encoding tubulin epsilon and delta complex protein 2 translates to MLPADCSRRLVAELRDALDACAERQRQLDRSLRVSRRLLRTWEPAETPAPQPTPGPETSEEAPSPECTPSSQELKELELLTQALEKAVRVRKGISKAGERHRALSPKSGSTATSASTASAPSRASGQAGCRVSETKPPRGIQQNVVPARGLPECRLLSAGDRTRVGRGAGVTKPGPGLGDQQTPPSAGLRAPEAFTLKEKGTLLQLPMAYRKAASRNSRLWAQLSSTPTGDSVDAATAAKTQFLQKMRMTAGGPSSGLSAAEVDAEVGPLRKACSLLRQRMEEALSAAPADGVQEFHRLLTLEGLQAITEQCLHRLQELRAAVVGQQPGPCPEGRRPRASLPCGGGTAPLWSPQLLLYSSTQELQTLAALKLRVAMLDQQIHLEKVLMAELLPLVRAQEPQGPHWLALCRAAHSLLCEGGQRFPTILRDEPAN